One genomic region from Ralstonia pickettii DTP0602 encodes:
- a CDS encoding metallophosphatase (K01113: phoD; alkaline phosphatase D [EC:3.1.3.1]), which yields MDRRQFLKWGSFLTVSIATGGLAACGGGGDDPPDTGNPENFGFLHGVASGDPKPDSVVVWTRIEGNNGKRPVVVRLQVSTQQDFAPSSLLVNEPLMALPEWDYTIRNKVTGLDAGTRYYYRFLLGNRPSTVGRTRTAAAAGTPLAQLRFAFVSCQDWNANHWAGMEELMQQDLDFIVHVGDYIYEAVPGGSRAGNVEDRHTVLTLPNGTPLPDGSVYATTLDDYRYLYRSYRSDARLQALHAAFPMIAIWDDHEFSDNCWQDRQTYDSDDDLTPHTARRRAASQAWFEYLPADVSLDTNNPSFQNIQIYRAFTFGNLATLLMTDERLYRADHIIPEESTGRAVGSLYFVPAAMLAAAEAEKIAGAGNALTPVSMLGDTQRAWWQDRVGGANTTWKLWGNQLSLLRMQVDVTQAVANLIARGLVLANSALSSLQAAIADALASDLRAAKAAGSYANLAYTALRNVLSQAGIDAAAFDANIKPFIESRLPAIALLDRFILNADQWDGYNAERKNLMAFLKANSVRNVVGLSGDIHAFFAGQVMDDYDAATQAPVMVDLVTAGLSSNSLLSGFRAIVDNDQAFAALRELVYSNVGGAVVNTFDATLRTFNPWLRHADSNTEGYALVTLTPDKLSCTFHTLKPLDGGIAPALPATASTKVLEVAAGTPDVSVL from the coding sequence ATGGACCGCCGCCAGTTTCTCAAATGGGGAAGTTTCCTGACCGTCTCCATTGCCACCGGCGGCCTGGCCGCTTGCGGTGGCGGCGGCGACGATCCGCCCGACACGGGCAATCCGGAGAACTTCGGTTTCCTGCATGGCGTTGCCTCGGGTGACCCGAAGCCGGACAGCGTGGTGGTGTGGACCCGCATCGAGGGCAACAACGGCAAGCGGCCGGTGGTGGTGCGGCTGCAGGTGTCGACGCAGCAGGATTTCGCGCCGTCGAGCCTGCTGGTCAACGAACCGCTGATGGCGCTGCCGGAGTGGGACTACACGATCCGCAACAAGGTCACCGGCCTTGACGCGGGCACGCGCTACTACTACCGCTTCCTGCTGGGCAACCGCCCCAGCACCGTGGGGCGCACGCGCACCGCGGCCGCCGCCGGCACGCCCCTGGCGCAGCTGCGTTTCGCCTTTGTCAGCTGCCAGGACTGGAATGCCAACCACTGGGCCGGCATGGAAGAGCTGATGCAGCAGGATCTGGACTTTATCGTCCACGTCGGCGACTACATCTACGAGGCCGTGCCGGGTGGCTCGCGTGCCGGCAACGTGGAGGATCGCCATACTGTGCTGACGTTGCCCAATGGCACCCCGCTGCCGGATGGCAGTGTCTACGCCACCACGCTGGACGACTACCGCTACCTGTACCGCAGCTATCGCAGCGACGCACGCCTGCAGGCGTTGCATGCCGCGTTCCCGATGATTGCCATCTGGGACGACCACGAGTTCTCGGACAACTGCTGGCAGGATCGCCAGACCTACGATTCGGACGATGACCTGACGCCACACACCGCACGCCGGCGCGCGGCCAGCCAGGCGTGGTTCGAATACCTGCCGGCAGACGTGAGCCTGGACACGAACAACCCGTCGTTCCAGAACATCCAGATCTATCGCGCCTTCACCTTCGGCAACCTCGCCACGCTGCTGATGACCGACGAGCGACTCTATCGCGCCGACCACATCATCCCGGAAGAATCCACCGGCCGCGCGGTCGGAAGCCTGTACTTCGTGCCGGCGGCAATGCTGGCCGCCGCCGAGGCAGAGAAGATCGCTGGCGCCGGCAATGCGCTGACGCCGGTTTCGATGCTGGGCGACACGCAGCGCGCGTGGTGGCAGGACCGCGTCGGCGGAGCCAACACGACGTGGAAGCTGTGGGGCAACCAGTTGTCGCTGCTGCGCATGCAGGTCGACGTCACCCAGGCGGTGGCGAACCTGATCGCCCGGGGGCTGGTGCTGGCAAACAGCGCCCTGTCTTCACTGCAAGCCGCGATTGCCGACGCGCTGGCGAGCGACCTGCGTGCCGCCAAGGCCGCCGGCAGCTATGCCAACCTCGCATACACGGCGCTGCGCAACGTGCTGTCGCAGGCCGGCATCGACGCTGCCGCCTTCGATGCGAACATCAAGCCGTTCATCGAGAGCCGGCTGCCGGCCATCGCGCTGCTCGACCGCTTTATCCTCAATGCCGACCAATGGGATGGCTACAACGCCGAGCGCAAGAACCTGATGGCCTTCCTCAAGGCCAACAGCGTCCGCAACGTGGTGGGGTTGAGCGGCGATATCCATGCCTTCTTTGCCGGGCAGGTCATGGACGACTACGATGCCGCGACGCAGGCACCCGTGATGGTGGACCTGGTCACCGCCGGGCTGTCGAGCAACTCGCTGCTCAGCGGGTTCCGCGCGATCGTGGACAACGACCAGGCCTTCGCCGCGCTGCGAGAGCTCGTTTACAGCAATGTCGGCGGCGCGGTGGTGAACACCTTCGATGCCACCCTGCGCACGTTCAATCCGTGGCTCCGCCACGCCGATTCCAACACGGAGGGCTATGCACTGGTCACGCTGACGCCGGACAAGCTCAGCTGCACCTTCCATACGCTCAAGCCGCTCGACGGCGGCATCGCGCCTGCCCTGCCCGCTACGGCGAGTACGAAGGTGCTGGAGGTGGCCGCAGGCACGCCGGATGTGAGTGTGCTGTAG